The Castanea sativa cultivar Marrone di Chiusa Pesio chromosome 11, ASM4071231v1 genome contains a region encoding:
- the LOC142616211 gene encoding uncharacterized protein LOC142616211, with the protein MGSPAAARRMALWSIELSEFDIQYRPCIAIKGQVVVNLIAEFTSAEGKEKRSPQWIVFKDGSTNKKAGGVGVVLKSPKGDELKCMIRLDFPTTNNEVEYEALIAGLDLAQVVETANVVVHYDFQVVTSQVNVEYKCNDEKMKKYWEQVRKRIDGLQAKIVQIPRGENEHADRLSKATSTESMITIDKVLSFTQPSPLIDIVNIQEIGSENNWTTPLISYLKDGMLPKEKEAARKLKETI; encoded by the coding sequence ATGGGCAGCCCTGCAGCCGCCAGAAGAATGGCATTGTGGTCAATAGAATTAAGCGAATTTGACATACAATATCGCCCCTGCAtcgccatcaagggacaagtGGTTGTCAACTTGATTGCGGAGTTCACCAGCGCGGAaggcaaagagaaaagaagTCCCCAATGGATCGTTTTCAAGGACGGGTCGACCAACAAGAAGGCTGGAGGGGTAGGGGTCGTACTTAAATCTCCAAAAGGCGACGAGCTCAAATGTATGATTCGCCTCGattttcctacaactaacaatgaagtTGAGTACGAAGCCCTGATAGCAGGTTTAGACCTTGCCCAAGTTGTAGAGACTGCGAACGTAGTTGTTCACTACGACTTCCAGGTCGTTACAAGCCAAGTAAACGTTGAGTACAAGTGCAACGAcgaaaaaatgaagaagtattGGGAGCAGGTGAGAAAGAGGATAGATGGGCTGCAagccaaaatagtccaaattccaagaggagaaaatgAACATGCCGACCGTCTTTCCAAAGCCACATCTACGGAGTCTATGATCACCATtgacaaggtactttcttttacTCAGCCCTCACCATTAATAGACATTGTCaacatacaggaaattggttccgaaaacaattggaccacccCCTTGATCTCCTACTTAAAAGATGGCATGCTACCCAAGGAGAAGGAGGCCGCAAGGAAGCTGAAggaaacaatttga